Part of the Triticum urartu cultivar G1812 chromosome 2, Tu2.1, whole genome shotgun sequence genome, gcatcgaatacatttcaataatggcctgaaagaaagcagggagaaaaaagtcagtcgacgcaatacagacagctgcgcgagtgaattcagattacaagaaaaaactcagaatcagacctgctCTAGTGCACGCGACTGGTCGAATgggggaactctcctggctcctctggggttgtccttgttcctgGTGATGCTCGACAACCACTTCTCCAGcatgtcgtcatcgacctcctccaggtggatccgagtggagtcttctagacccgaatacatccacatcgggtggtctcgggcttggagaggctggatgcgccgccgaaggaagacctccaagagatccataccagtgaccccgtcacgaatgagctggaccactcggttgaccaacaccttcacgtgcgccttctcctccgggagcaccttcaaaggggagggtttttcCACTCGATCCATGGTgaagggagggaggccagtcgattgccctggcgtcgactggtctttgaagtagaaccaggtcgactacCACCCGCTAACTgaatcgggaagaatcatggccggaaaggagctttttcccctcgtctagatgccaagacccccacacatctggatcacttgggtcctctcgtcacccgggttagcctttttcactgtctgggagcgacaagtgaaaatatgcttgaaaataccccagtgaggtcgacaacccaagaagttctcacacaaggaaatgaacgtggcaagataaacgattgagttggggttaaagtggtggagttgagccccgaagaagttcagaaaccctcggaagaaaggatgaggaggcaaggaaaacccacggtcgacgtgggtggcaagaagaacgcgctcacccacccggggttgcggctcggattccttccccggaagccgcgccgagtcGTAAGGGATCAACCCTCCCtcggccaggtcgtcgaggtcttcttgggagatcctcgagtggatccagtcgccctggatccaacccctcggcaggccagtccgcgaggaagatccgccccggctcgtcgccttccccttcgatttcgccgtcgccttcttcgcccgctccagagccgctgtCTTCTCCTTAACCATTGTCGCCGACGAGGCGCGTGTGGTGCGGTGGCGCTGGGGCGAGAGAGAGCGCAGTAGAGAGGCGTGAGGAGGAGAAGAGGTAATGGGACGCACTGTTCGGGGGActccggtccaacgccttatatgaggccgcttccgagtggctgactggtaggcccagatAGCTCCGTCAAATCCCGTAACGACCGCGCgagcgatacgtggcgaaaagggtggcgcggggatcgaggcggctccgctctatcccatccgattactgcggcctcccccgtcccgcgcgcttcccaaaattcggatcccactAAATCCGCGGGAAGCAAACAAACTTGTCAGACtaaaagatctcctccgcaccgtcactcggagccttacaggtaaagaaactcactcgacgaagaattaagaatggatcaaggcgactgaaaaggaagttgccgTCATCACTCGGGTCCATTGATCCGGAGcaagatatgctcacggcatgaaaaacgagtcggagaggtcctcaactccttccccactcaaaccttgatccattcgggggctaatgatgaagctatggacctagggtagggtcatggacctgtcctaactgccctacccaaggacatctctagaaggaatcgcctttcaatcgacttgaaggtgtccCACTCGACaaactcgaagacactcgaccaagaagcaatcgctcgaccaagacccaaccactcgacggccaggagacctaaaggtgccccgcacgctaacggtcggtcactAAGTAGCtcttatggtcatcatagcactttattaccaGCGTTACCAgaaacgccctgccttaatgtacattgaacccttcgtaacgtgggctggccggggtcctggcgcactctatataagccaccccctcctccgagacaagggttcgcacctctgtaactcatacacacataatccagtcgactgcctccgggctccgagatgtagggtttttacttcctccgagaagggcctgaactcgtaaaccctgcgtccttacaacctctccatagctaagacctcgcctctccatacttaccccctacattactgtcagacttaggaCCACGACagtctctttattgtatgcaatgcaattgcgctgtaatgctttactttatcactaagcggtagcgatagtcatggaagcataagattgacgagacgacaatgatgctacgatggagatcaaggtgtcgcgccggtgacgatggtgatcatgacaatgcttcggagatggagatcacaagcacaagatgatgatggccatatcatatcacttatattgattgcatgtgatgtttatcttttatgcatcttatcttgctttgattaacggtagcattataagatgatatctcactaaatttcaagataaaagtgttctccctgagtatgcaccgttgccaaagttcgtcgtgcccagacaccacgtgatgatcgggtgtgataagctctacgtccatctacaacgggtgcaagccagttttgcacacgcagaatactcaggttaaacttgacgagcctagcatatgcagatatggcctcggaacactgagaccgaaaggtcgagcgtgaatcatatagtagatatgatcaacataatgatgttcaccattgaaagctattccatttcacgtgatgatcggttatggtttagttgatttggatcacgtgatcacttagaagattagagggatgtctatctaagtgggagttcttaagtaatatgattaattgaacttaaatttatcatgaacttagtcctggtagtattttgcaaatcatgttgtagatcaatagctcgcgttgttgcttccctgtgtttattttgatatgttcctagagaaattgtgttgaaagatgttagtagcaatgatgcggattggatccgtgatctgaggtttatcctcattgctgcacagaagaattatgtccttgatgcaccgctaggtgacagacctattgcaggagcagatgcagacgttatgaacgtttagctagctcaatatgatgactacttgatagtttagtgcaccatgcttaacggcttagaatcgggacttcaaagacgttttgaacgtcatggaccatatgagattttccaggagttgaagttaatatttcaagcaaatacccgagttgagagatatgaagtctccaacaagttctatagctaaaagatggaggagaatcgctcaactagtgagcatgtgctcagattgtctgggtactacaatcgcttgaatcaagtgggagttaatcttccagataagatagtgattgacagaattctctagtcaccatcactaagttagtagaacttcgtgatgaactatagtatgcaagggatgacgaaaatgactcccgagcttttcatgatgatgaaatcgatgaaggtagaaatcaagaaagagcatcaagtgttgatggttgacaagatcactagtttcaagaaaagggcaaagggaaaaaggggaccttcaagaaaaatagcaagcaagttgctgctcaagtgaagaagcccaagtctggtcctaagcctgagactaagttcttctactgcaaagggactggtcactggaagcggaactaccccaagtatttggcggataagaaggatggcaaagtgaacataagtatatttgatatacatgttattgatgtgtactttactagtgtttatagcaacccctcagtatttgatactagttcagttgctaagattagtaactcgaaacgggagttgcagaataaacagagactagttaaaggtgaagtgacgatgtgtgttggaagtggttccaagattgatatgatcatcatcgcacactccctatactttcgggattaatgttgaacctaaataagtgttatttggtgtttgcgttgagcatgaatatgatttgatcatgtttattgtaatacggttattcatttaagtaagagaataaattgttgttctgtttacatgaataaaaccttatatggttacacacccaatgaaaatagtttattggatctcgatcgtagtgatacacatattcataatgttgaagccaaaagatgcagagttgataatgatagtgcaacttatttgtggcactgccgtttaggtcatattggtgtaaagtgcatgaagaaactccatgctgatgggcttttggaaccacttgattatgaatcacttgatacttgcgaaccgtgcctcatgggcaagatgactaaaacaccgttctctggtactatggagagagaaacagatttgttggaaatcatacatacaaatgtatgtggtccaatgaatgttgaagctcgtggcggatatcgttattttctcaccttcacagatgatttaagcagatatgggtatatctacttaatgaaacataagtctgaaacatttgaaaagttcaaagaatttcagagtgaagttgaaaatcatcgtaacaagaaaataaagtttctacgatctgatcgtggaggagaatatttgagttatgagtttcgcaactaacgccacctggaacaccacagcgtaatggtgtgtccgaacgtcgtaatcgtactttacttgatatggtgcgatctatgatgtctcttacagatttaccgctatcgttttggggttatgctctagagacaaccgcattcacgttaaatagggcaccatcaaaatccgttgagacgacgccttatgaactgtggtttggcaagaaaccaaagttgtcatttttgaaagtttggggctgcgatgcttatgtgaaaaaacttcaacctgataagctcaaacccaaatcggagaaatgtgtcttcataggatacccaaaggagactgttgggtacaccttctatcacagatccgaaggcaagacatttgtcgctaagaatggatcctttctagagaaggagtttctctggaaagaagtgagtgggaggaaagtagaacttgatgaggtaactgtacctgctcccttattggaaagtagtacatcgcagaaaccggtttctgtgacacctacaccaattagtgaggaagctaatgataatgatcatgaaacttcagaacaagttactaccgaacctcgtatatcaaccagagtaagatccgcaccagagtggtacggtaaccctgttctgtaagtcatgctactagatcatgatgaatctacgaactatgaagaagcgatggtgagcccagattccgcaaaatggcttgaagccatgaaatctgagatgggatccatgtatgagaacaaagtatgaactttggttgacttgcccaattatcggcaagcaattgagaataaatggatcttcaagaagaagactgacgctgacggtaatgttactgtctacaaagctcgacttatcgaaaaaggtttttgataaagttcaaggtgttgactacgatgagattttctcactcatatcgatgtttaaagtctgtctgaatcatgttagcaattgccgcattttatgaaatgtggcaaatggataaacaaaacctgcaatccttaatggatttcttaaagaagagttgtatatgatgcaaccagaaggttttgtcaatcctaaaggtgttaacaaaaatgtgcaagctccagcgatccatctatggactagtacaagcatctcggagttggaatatacgcttttatgagttgatcaaagcatatagttttatacagacttgcggtgaagcctgtatctataagaaagtgagtgggagcactacagcatttctgataagtatatgtgagtgacatattgttgatcggaaataatgtagaattattctgtaaagcataaagaagtgtttgaaaggattttttcaaagaaagacctcggtgaagctgcttacatattgatcatcaagatctatagagatagatcaagacgcttgataagttttttcaatgagtacataccttgacaagattttgaagtagttcaaaatggaacagtcaaagaaagagttcttgcctgtgttacaaggtgtgaaattgagtaagactcaaagcccgaccatggcagaagatagaaagagaatgaaagtcattccctatgcctcagccatagattctataaagtatgccatgctgtgtaccagatctattgtataccctgccctgcgtttggcaagggagtacaatagtgatctaggagtagatcattggacattggtcaaaattatccttagtagaataaggatatgtttctcgattatggaggtgacaaaagtttcatcgtaaagggttacgtcgatgcaaattttgaaactgatctagatgactctaagtctcgatctagatacatactgaaagtgggagcaattagctagagtagctgcatgcagagcattgttgacatagaaatttgcaaaatacttacggatctgaatgtggcagacccgttgactaaacttctctcacaagcaaaacatgatcacaccttagtactctttgggtgttaatcacatagcgatgtgaactagattattgactctagtaaaccctttgggtgttggtcacatgtcgatgtgaactataggtgttaatcacatggtgatgtgaactactggtgttaaatcacatggagatgtgaactagattattgactctagtgcaagtgggagactgaaggaaatatgccctagaggcaataataaagttattatttatttccttatatcatgataaatgtttattattcatgctacaattgtattaaccagaaacataatacatgtgtgaatacatagacaaacagagtgtcactagtatgcctttacttgactagctcgttaatcgaagatggttatgtttcctaaccatagacatgtgttgtcattttattaacgggatcacatcattaggagaatgatgtgattgacatgacccattccattagcttagcacccgatcgtttagtatgttgctattgctttcttcatgacttatacatgttcctatgactatgagattatgcaactcccgtttgccggaggaacactttgtgtgctaccaaacgtcacaacgtaactgggtgattataaaggagctctacaggtgtctccaaaggtacatgttgggttggtgtatttcgagattaggatttgtcactccgattgtcggagaggtatctctgggccctctcggtaatgcacatcacataagccttgcaagcattgcaactaatgagttagttgcgagatgatgtattacgaaacgagtaaagagacttgccggtaacgagattgaactaggtattgagatactgacgatcgaatctcgggcaagtaacataccgatgacaaagggaacaacgtatgttgttatgcggtctgaccgataaagatcttcgtagaatatgtgggagccaatatgagcatccaggttccgctattggttattgaccggagacgtgtctcgatcatgtctacattgttctcaaactcgtagggtccgcaagcttaaggtttcgatgacagttatattatgagtttatgagttttgatgtaccgagggagttcggagtcccggatgagatcggggacatgatgaggagtctcaaaatggtcgagacgtaaagatcgatatattggacgactatattcggacatcggaaaggttccgagtgattcgggtattttcggaggtaccggggagttacgggaatacaaggaagaagcaatgggccttaatgggccttagtgggaaggaccaggaggtggcgcgcgcccctcccaagcccagtacgaattggacaaggggtttggggcgcggcccctctctcccttccttcccctcttcccactttaccccttctcctagttggagtaggaaaggaggaaacctactccaactaggagtaggaatcctactccctggcgcgcccctcctagggccggcctccttccccttactcctttatatacgggggcaggggggcacctctagacacacaagttgatcctcgtgatcgttttcttagccgtgttcggtgcccccttccaccatactcctcgataatattgtagtggtgcttaggcgaagccctgcgtcggtagaacatcaagatcgtcaccacgccgtcgtgctgacggaactcttccccgacactttgctggatcggagtccggggattgtcatcgagctgaacgtgtgctaaaactcggaggtgtcgtagtttcggtgcttgatcgtcgggccgtgaagacgtacgactacatcaaccgcgttgttataacgcttccgctttcggtctatgagggtacgtagattacactctcccctcttgttgctatgcatcaccatgatcttgcgtgtgcgtaggaaaattttgaaattactacgttccccaacaatggcatgtCCAACCCTTGTTCTGTCACCGGGGGAAACTCTAGGCTCGGTTTGCCGGGCCAGACAGTGGCGGCGTCTCGACGCCGTCCTCTTATTTGAGGCGCTGCCTAGGTGCTCAGGGTGCGTCCGGAGGAGCAGCTGGTTTCTTGCCTTGCACGCTTCGGCGGTGAGGCTTGGGGTGCCAAGTTGTCATGCGCGGGGTGTTGCTGGGGACATGAGCATCCAGGACGCTATGTACTCCATAATCAACACCTTTCCGACGGCGTCTTCTCCTAGTCAGACTATCTCCCGTTGTCCGCTCGCCGATCCTCTAGGCACCAAGAATGGAGAGTGCGTTGAGCTAGTTTGGTTAGGTGTTTTTGTCGTCTTTTGAGTTGTTTGGTATAGGGGGACGTGGCCTGTGTGCTCTGTGACCGTCCTCTTCGCCATTGTTGGCTCGAGTTTGGTCAAGGCGGGTTAGTTGACGGTATTGTCATAGTGAATGTGGGTGCTATCTTCTGTGGTCGCACGTTGCCGAAAAGCGTTGTACCAGCCGTTTTGGCTATTCTTCTTTAATATATAGTACGCACCCTCGTGCGTATTCGAGAAAAAAGTAGCATCAAAAGAATACAAATTGAATTATGCGACACGAGACCTCTGCATAGTTAGAATGCACACAACCAAAGACAACAAGGCGGGTTAATTGAATTATGTTGATCCATTCTTTCTAACCAGCCATGATGATGCGGCGCAATGAGCCGTCCTTGTCCCTAGCACCGAATCGTCAATGTCGCTGGTTGTCTCGAACCAGCCGAGCCGAGGTGGCCGGAGCGACGCGCCATCGCCCATCGGGATCACACGGCAGGACGAACAGATAGATGACGGGCGCATGGGTCCCATCATCAGAAAATGAAACTAAACCACAGCCCTTAATTGCAAGTCTTGTCCTCAGTCCACGGTGGCCATTCACATtcatctccctctctctctctctcgcgcgcgcgcGCGTCGGAGGGAGAGTCCTTGGGTCTATAAATAGGAAGGAAGGCcacctcgtctccctctcctacCCTACCCCCCGGGCGTACTCAACCTCACGGAAGCTGCCCCGGTACGCCCCGCAACCATAAACGCGACGCCCAGAGAAGATGTGAGCGCGTTAATGCCTAGCCTCGTACGCTACGAGCATCCACATATCTACCAATCCGCACACCCGGACCTTTCCCGGCCTCGGCCGTCTCACTTCATCCCATCCACCTGCAGCTAGCAGCGGCCTGCCGCGCGCGCTGTGGATCATAAGCAAGCTTCCATGGAGCCGCCACCTTCTCCGCTGGGCGCCGGCGCCTGCGCTGTCTGCTGCATGTGCGGCGACCGCGGCCTGCCGCACGAGCTGCTCCGCTGCAAGCTCTGCCGCGTCCGCCTGCAGCACAGGTGCGTGCCGGCGTGTGTGCCTTGCGCGATCGCTCCAGCTCTCCTTCTCCTATCGATCGATCCATCTGACCTGGGCGTGTGTTTGTTATGTGTGTAGATACTGCAGCGATCTGTACCCGAGGGCCACGGCGTACAGGAGGTGCAACTGGTGCCTGAGGGAGCCCGCAGAAGCCCACGCCCAAGCGCACGCTCAAGCTCAACTGGTGGCTAGCAAGAAGGCGGAGAAACGGAAGATGGTGCAATCAACGGAGACGTCCACCTCCGacgaggaggcgcggcggcagCACGAGGCCGGATGCGCCACTGCTACGAGGTCCAGGAGATCGGCCGCGGAGGTTGGTCAGCCGGTCAAGAAGCCCAAGGTCGACGAGAGGCCACCGCTGCCCCCGTCGCCGGGCACGGCGGCGAAGCGGAACAGCGGCGACAAGAAGCCTAAGGTCGACGAGTGGCCAGCGCTGCCCCCGTCGCCCGGCACGGCGGCGAAGGGGAACAGCGGTGACAAGAAGCCCAAGGTCGACGACAGGCAAGCGCTGCTGCCTCCGTCGCCGGGCACGGCGGCGAAGGGGAACAGTGGTGACAAGAAGCCCAAAGTCGACGAGAGGCCACCGCTGCCTCCGTCGCCGGGCACGAAGGCGAAGGGGAACAGCGGCGACAAGAAACCTAAGGTCGACGAGTGGCCGGCGCTGCCCCCGTCGCCGGGCACGGCGGCGAAGGGAAACAGCGGCGACAAGAAGCCGATGCAGGCGGGGAAGCTGGCGCGGCAGGGTAGGGTCAAGGTGAGGCGGTACAAGCTCCTGGCAGAGGTGATTAGCTGCTAGCTAGGATCACGGAATCAAAAGGGGAAGTAGCTAGCCACCTTCGACATTTGGTGTCGATGTATGTAAATACCGTTTACCCGTCGTGTACGggttttctctctcttttttgggaGAGAGTCGACTACCATACTAGTGCTGTACACATCTTAAGCCGTCAGTTTTATACACCAGTTGACGTGCACAGAGGGGTCGGTTTGACTTTATGCCGGGGCGGCGATGAGCTGGTGCGACTGCTTTAGTCTGCATATTGCATCCGATTGCCCCGTGAAGCATAGATTGGAGGTGGTAGTGAGCGGTGGCATGTCGGAGCGATGACATCTAGAGATGAGTCAGTGCAACAGTCATGGTCTGTGAACGGTTACCCTTCGCAACATAGATTGTAAGTGGTTAGGTTGTGCGACACCGTAACTTGAGAGTGAGTGGTGGTATGTCGGGACGGCGGCCCTGAAAGGTGAGGTCAGTCAGCCCGTCAAGAAGCCAAGGTCGACGAGAAGCCAGTGTTGCCCCTGTCGCTGGGGATGGCAGCGAGGGGGAACAACAACGACAAGAAGCTCTTGGCAGAGGTAAGAACAAAAGGAGAAGTAGCTGGCCACCATCGACATTGGTGTCACCTGTCTATACATGTTTTCCCTCCTCTTTGTTtttgagagagagggagagagagagagtcgaCTAGGTGCTAGTGATGTACAAATCTAAGAGTTTCCAGTAAATTAATTCCTTTTTACCTTATATACACCATGGGTTTATGTGACAGTATTGTTAGCGAGCTTGTCGGCTTAGCGTTCCAAAGAGAGATCTGATTTTACATTGGAGCAGCGGCAGAATATCGTAATCTACGGACCATTGCCCCATGAAGCATAGGTTGTAGGTGGTAGCGAGTGGTGGTATGTCAATGGTGAACCTGGAAGGTGGTGTTGGTGGACCATGCCAATGGACGACTGAGGGGTCGGAAATCAAGGGGGTGGCCTTGAGAGTTTGACAATGTTGTGGTTGTGTGAGCGAGGTAGCGTGTACTGCTGGTCATTGGTGTATCAAGTGTCGCATTGCGCACAAATCCTCTATAGCTTGTGGAGTGCATGCGTCTTATCTTTATGAGAGCATACCTAGTTTGCTCCTTCAATAGCAGTCATGACTTCTTCTATCCCGACAGTGGTGCGAGACCTTCAATGGAGTAGGTTTCCGGTTGGTTCGTGTCTACTTGGTTGGAGCGTTTTGGTTGTGTATATTGCATCAGCGAAATGTGTGAGTTTAGCTGTCATTGGATGTTTGAGGCTTTTAGTGGGTTGGCAATGCATGTACTAGTTTTTACCCGTTTTCCTTAATTTTAACTAGATTATAATCCCTTCTTAATTACTAAAAAGGCAAATCTTTGCATTGGTACAAAAAATGTAATGGAGGCATGAAATATTATCGTATGGGTGTATTCACCGCTCATTGAGATCCCTCGCTCATGAAATTACATGTCAACTATTCAGGGCTCACTTAAACCCTATTACTTCAGAGCACTTTACCCTGATTTTGGCTCCTTTCGACGATGTAGATGATGCCACCTTCTTCATCCTCAAGCTCACCTTGAGGGTTGTTTTGATGATATAGGTGTTCACCTCTGCCTCCTCCATTATATTGTTAGTGATATTCTCATCATTAAGCCTTTGAAGCCTTATGTCCATGATCTATGATTCATCTTTCTGTGCCAAGCGATGAGGACATGAGAGGGGCATGGACGtgagggggtgggggtggggggggggggggggggggggggggggggggggggggggggggggaggtgaTGTCTGACATGCAACTTAACATAGATGGGCGCACGCTCTTCCTAGGTATGGGGTCAAACTCGGATGTTTTAGTTTTTATGCACAACATATATCCAGCTTGAACTTTAGCATCTATATTCATTCTCCAAAACTATTGAAGGGTGATACTAGTTAGAcgatcaaattttgtgccacacTTCAGGCGGCATTGCTACACTTTTATGAAACCGATCTTGTCACAACCGTGGCCACACACCAAACAACGGTTAACTCGGTTAAACTTATCTAATTTGCGATACGATATAGTGCGGCAAACTTAGTATACCAACTAAACACGCCCTAATATGCGAAAACTGGCGGCAGCGGAAGCGTGAGACCGGAGTGACCGATCTGAGGTTGCACTGGACTTGCAATCCGATTTGGATAATGGGGTGATGAGCTTATTCTTTTCCATGTGTACGCATGGGCAGGGCTGCTTTAATTTGCCTTGTAGCGAATCTGTCAAGAAGTTGGACATTAGCGCCCGATCAGAAGTTCAACACCAGATGTCACATCGTATCAGTCCTTGAAGTATTCCATCAAACGGGCATGGGGGAAGCCACGcaaaagagagaaaaagaaagacGGCATGGGGGGAGGATTCGATGGATGCCGTGTTGAGGCATGAAAGCCGACGTGGTTGGCCGCGGGTTGCCATCCGTCAGGGCCGAGGTGCAGCATGACAGGATGATGCATCCATCCGCGACGGATCAAGCAGCAAGCTAGCGATCGATGCCCGTGCGACCCGGCGGAGAGGCGCACGTAGTAGTAGGCCTACGTACGTACAtctagatacatctcttttttaTTCGTTTtaatgacaag contains:
- the LOC125538450 gene encoding P30 adhesin-like, which encodes MEPPPSPLGAGACAVCCMCGDRGLPHELLRCKLCRVRLQHRYCSDLYPRATAYRRCNWCLREPAEAHAQAHAQAQLVASKKAEKRKMVQSTETSTSDEEARRQHEAGCATATRSRRSAAEVGQPVKKPKVDERPPLPPSPGTAAKRNSGDKKPKVDEWPALPPSPGTAAKGNSGDKKPKVDDRQALLPPSPGTAAKGNSGDKKPKVDERPPLPPSPGTKAKGNSGDKKPKVDEWPALPPSPGTAAKGNSGDKKPMQAGKLARQGRVKVRRYKLLAEVISC